A single region of the Streptococcus sanguinis genome encodes:
- the mnmA gene encoding tRNA 2-thiouridine(34) synthase MnmA: MTKRWENTMSNNSKTRVVVGMSGGVDSSVTALLLKEQGYDVIGIFMKNWDDTDEFGVCTATEDYKDVAAVADQIGIPYYSVNFEKEYWDRVFEYFLAEYRAGRTPNPDVMCNKEIKFKAFLDYALTLGADYVATGHYARVARDEDGTVHMLRGVDNGKDQTYFLSQLSQEQLQKTMFPLGHLEKLEVRAIAERAGLATAKKKDSTGICFIGEKNFKEFLSQYLPAQPGRMMTLEGRDMGQHAGLMYYTIGQRGGLRIGGQHGGDNEPWFVVGKDLSQNILYVGQGFYHDNLMSTSLDASQVHFTKEMPEEFTMECTAKFRYRQPDSKVTVTVKGDKAVVNFDQPQRAVTPGQAVVFYDGEECLGGGLIDRAYKNGQVLQYI, encoded by the coding sequence ATAACGAAAAGATGGGAGAACACAATGAGTAATAACTCTAAGACTCGTGTCGTTGTTGGTATGAGCGGAGGTGTCGATTCATCAGTAACTGCTTTGCTCTTAAAAGAACAAGGTTACGATGTGATTGGCATCTTCATGAAAAACTGGGACGACACAGACGAATTTGGTGTCTGTACAGCCACAGAAGACTACAAGGATGTAGCTGCTGTTGCAGATCAGATTGGCATTCCTTACTACTCTGTCAACTTTGAGAAAGAGTACTGGGATCGCGTTTTTGAATACTTCTTGGCGGAATACCGAGCTGGTAGGACTCCAAATCCAGATGTCATGTGTAACAAGGAAATCAAGTTTAAAGCCTTCCTTGACTATGCCTTGACACTGGGTGCAGATTATGTGGCAACGGGTCATTATGCTCGAGTGGCGCGTGATGAAGATGGAACAGTTCATATGCTACGCGGTGTAGACAATGGCAAGGATCAGACTTATTTTCTGAGTCAGCTGTCTCAGGAACAACTGCAAAAAACTATGTTTCCTCTGGGTCATTTAGAAAAGCTAGAAGTTCGAGCAATTGCTGAAAGAGCTGGTTTAGCTACAGCTAAGAAAAAAGACTCGACAGGTATTTGCTTCATTGGTGAGAAGAATTTTAAAGAATTTCTGAGTCAATATTTACCAGCCCAGCCTGGTCGAATGATGACCTTGGAAGGCCGAGATATGGGCCAGCATGCTGGGTTGATGTATTATACCATTGGCCAGCGAGGTGGTCTTAGAATTGGTGGTCAGCACGGCGGAGATAATGAGCCTTGGTTTGTGGTTGGAAAAGACCTCAGCCAAAATATTCTTTATGTGGGTCAGGGATTTTATCATGACAATCTAATGTCAACCAGCCTTGACGCTAGTCAGGTTCATTTCACAAAAGAAATGCCAGAAGAATTTACTATGGAGTGTACAGCTAAGTTTCGCTATCGTCAGCCGGATTCCAAGGTGACAGTTACTGTAAAGGGTGACAAGGCAGTTGTCAACTTCGATCAACCACAAAGGGCTGTTA
- the sdaAB gene encoding L-serine ammonia-lyase, iron-sulfur-dependent subunit beta has protein sequence MTSLRFQSVFDIIGPVMIGPSSSHTAGAVRIGKIVSSIFNDEPTEVEFQLFNSFAKTYRGHGTDLALVAGILGMDTDDPEIPNSLEIAYKRGIKIVWTIQKDSNAPHPNTTKITIKNDHKTITVTGVSIGGGNIQVTELNGFSVSLSMNTPTIIIVHQDVPGMIAHVTEALSRYNINIAQMNVTREKAGEKAIMIIEVDSRSCEEAIDEIRNIPHLHNVNFFK, from the coding sequence ATGACTTCACTAAGATTTCAATCTGTTTTTGATATTATTGGACCTGTGATGATAGGCCCATCAAGCAGCCATACAGCAGGCGCCGTCCGTATTGGAAAAATTGTCTCCTCTATTTTTAATGATGAGCCAACAGAAGTAGAATTCCAGCTCTTTAACTCTTTTGCCAAAACTTACCGAGGTCACGGAACTGACTTAGCTCTTGTAGCAGGGATTTTAGGTATGGATACAGATGATCCAGAGATTCCTAACAGCCTTGAAATCGCCTATAAACGCGGTATCAAGATTGTCTGGACGATTCAAAAGGATAGCAATGCACCCCACCCAAATACGACAAAGATTACAATCAAAAATGACCATAAAACAATCACTGTGACTGGAGTCTCTATCGGTGGCGGCAACATTCAAGTAACAGAGTTGAATGGTTTTTCAGTATCTCTGAGCATGAATACTCCGACCATCATTATTGTCCACCAGGATGTCCCAGGTATGATTGCCCATGTCACCGAAGCTCTGTCACGCTACAATATCAATATAGCTCAGATGAATGTTACACGTGAGAAGGCTGGAGAAAAAGCAATTATGATTATTGAAGTTGACAGCCGTAGCTGTGAGGAAGCCATCGATGAAATTCGCAATATTCCTCATCTGCACAATGTGAATTTCTTTAAGTAG
- the sdaAA gene encoding L-serine ammonia-lyase, iron-sulfur-dependent, subunit alpha, with the protein MFYSIKELVEQADLDYQGNVAELMIATEYELTGRERDEILRLMGRNLEVMKASVLLGLDESKSRSGLTGGDAAKLDHYIQSGKTLSDHTVLTAAKNAIAVNEHNAKMGLVCATPTAGSAGCLPAVLTSAIEKLGLSEEEQLNFLLAAGAFGLVIANNASISGAEGGCQAEVGSASAMSAAALVLAAGGSPFQASQAICFVIKNMLGLICDPVAGLVEVPCVKRNAMGASYAFIAADMALAGIESKIPVDEVIDAMYQVGSSLPTAFRETAEGGLATTPTGRRLSKEIFGE; encoded by the coding sequence ATGTTTTATTCCATCAAAGAATTAGTAGAGCAAGCCGACCTAGATTACCAAGGAAATGTTGCTGAATTGATGATTGCTACCGAGTATGAATTAACTGGTCGTGAAAGAGATGAAATCCTGCGACTGATGGGTCGCAATCTGGAAGTCATGAAAGCCTCTGTCCTTCTTGGACTTGATGAGAGTAAGTCTCGCAGCGGATTGACTGGCGGAGACGCAGCAAAACTTGACCACTATATCCAGTCAGGAAAAACTTTATCAGACCACACTGTGCTAACTGCTGCAAAAAATGCTATTGCTGTCAATGAGCATAATGCTAAAATGGGTTTAGTTTGTGCAACACCTACTGCCGGCAGCGCTGGCTGTCTGCCGGCTGTTCTTACATCAGCCATTGAAAAATTAGGACTCTCAGAAGAAGAACAGCTAAACTTTCTATTAGCTGCAGGCGCTTTTGGCCTAGTTATTGCCAATAATGCCTCAATTTCGGGTGCTGAAGGTGGCTGTCAAGCTGAGGTTGGCTCCGCTTCTGCTATGAGTGCAGCTGCTTTAGTTCTAGCTGCTGGAGGTTCACCTTTTCAAGCCAGTCAAGCTATTTGTTTTGTCATTAAAAACATGCTGGGTTTGATTTGCGATCCAGTAGCTGGTCTAGTGGAGGTGCCTTGTGTCAAGCGAAATGCTATGGGAGCCAGTTACGCCTTTATTGCAGCTGATATGGCTCTTGCGGGAATCGAATCTAAAATTCCTGTTGACGAAGTCATTGATGCTATGTATCAAGTTGGGTCAAGTCTGCCTACTGCTTTCAGAGAAACAGCTGAAGGCGGCCTAGCTACAACACCTACAGGCCGCAGACTTTCAAAAGAAATCTTTGGAGAATAA
- a CDS encoding HAD family hydrolase, which produces MSHLKYIFFDLDGTLVDSSKGIQESFEYSFKQLGKECPEESIIKSFMGPPLEVSFASVLEESQVPEAINYYRSFYKEKGIWNVRLYERIPELLTQLKEAGYQIYVTTSKNQPTAQDLLANLAISEQFDDIFGSLPDSFHKADVLRRALQTLDANPEETIIIGDTKFDIIGGKEVGISTLGVLWGFGNQKELLENGADLLANSPKHILKILNEHFS; this is translated from the coding sequence ATGAGTCATTTGAAATATATCTTCTTTGATTTGGATGGAACTCTAGTTGACAGTTCAAAGGGCATCCAAGAATCCTTTGAATACAGCTTCAAACAACTTGGAAAAGAGTGCCCTGAAGAAAGTATTATAAAAAGTTTTATGGGGCCGCCTCTGGAAGTAAGCTTCGCCTCTGTTCTTGAAGAAAGCCAAGTTCCAGAAGCGATTAACTATTACCGCAGCTTCTATAAGGAAAAAGGCATCTGGAATGTCCGCCTCTATGAGAGGATACCAGAATTGCTGACACAGTTAAAAGAAGCTGGTTATCAGATTTATGTAACAACGAGTAAGAATCAACCCACAGCACAAGATTTATTAGCAAATCTAGCTATCTCTGAGCAATTTGATGATATTTTTGGCTCACTGCCAGATTCATTTCACAAAGCAGATGTTCTGCGTCGAGCTCTGCAAACACTAGATGCAAATCCAGAAGAAACCATAATTATAGGCGATACAAAGTTTGATATAATTGGCGGTAAAGAAGTAGGAATCTCAACTCTGGGAGTCCTTTGGGGCTTTGGCAACCAAAAAGAGTTACTAGAAAACGGAGCAGATTTGCTGGCTAATTCTCCCAAGCACATTTTAAAAATATTGAACGAACACTTTTCATAA
- a CDS encoding LysM peptidoglycan-binding domain-containing protein: MNKKTAKWTLTGAVAAAAFLVSGIANAETYTVEAGDTLSAIANEKNTTLEKLVELNKIADPNHIRVGQILELGNSAKTSETSVAATATPVNNYAAPAATANSAATSGGLVLSNGNTAGATGSYAASRMAEMTGVPASTWEAIIARESNGQVDAYNASGASGLFQTMPGWGSTATVDDQIQSAYSAYSAQGLSAWGY, from the coding sequence ATGAACAAAAAAACAGCAAAATGGACTTTAACAGGTGCAGTCGCTGCAGCGGCTTTCTTGGTTTCAGGTATTGCGAATGCTGAAACCTATACAGTTGAAGCCGGTGATACTTTATCAGCTATTGCTAACGAAAAAAATACAACTCTTGAGAAATTAGTAGAGTTAAACAAGATTGCAGATCCAAATCACATCCGTGTTGGTCAAATCTTGGAACTTGGAAATAGTGCCAAAACGTCTGAAACAAGCGTAGCAGCAACTGCAACTCCCGTAAATAATTATGCAGCACCTGCAGCAACAGCTAATTCAGCAGCAACATCAGGAGGCCTTGTACTTAGCAATGGTAATACTGCTGGTGCAACTGGCTCTTATGCAGCATCACGTATGGCAGAAATGACAGGTGTTCCTGCATCAACTTGGGAAGCTATCATTGCTCGTGAATCAAATGGTCAAGTAGATGCTTACAACGCATCTGGTGCTAGTGGTCTTTTCCAAACGATGCCAGGTTGGGGATCAACGGCTACTGTTGATGATCAAATCCAATCAGCATATAGTGCCTACAGTGCTCAAGGACTTTCAGCTTGGGGCTACTAA
- a CDS encoding energy-coupling factor transporter transmembrane component T family protein, with product MDKLILGRYIPGNSIIHRLDPRSKLLAMFLFILLIFWANNLVTNLLLFVFVFSLVLLSKVPLKFFLKGIQSMVFIIAFTTLFQLFLTSGGATIFQFAFFRITEAGLSQAGIIFSRFILIIFFSTLLTLTTTPLSLSDAVESLLKPLKVFKVPAHEIGLMLSMSLRFVPTLMDDTTRIMNAQRARGVDFGEGKIIQKIKSIIPILIPLFASSFKRADALAIAMEARGYNGGEGRTRFRRLAWKRNDSLAIISLFILGILLYILKN from the coding sequence ATGGATAAGTTGATTTTAGGTCGCTATATTCCCGGAAATTCAATCATCCATCGTTTGGATCCGCGGAGCAAGTTGCTGGCGATGTTTCTTTTTATTCTATTAATTTTCTGGGCTAATAATCTTGTGACCAATCTGCTGTTGTTTGTTTTTGTTTTTAGTTTGGTCTTGCTGTCCAAGGTTCCTTTGAAGTTCTTTTTAAAGGGTATCCAGTCCATGGTTTTTATCATAGCTTTTACTACCTTGTTCCAGCTGTTTTTGACCTCAGGAGGCGCTACAATTTTTCAGTTTGCTTTTTTCAGAATTACAGAAGCAGGACTGTCACAGGCTGGCATCATTTTTAGCCGCTTTATTCTGATTATTTTCTTTTCTACTCTTCTGACTCTGACAACGACCCCCTTAAGCTTGTCTGATGCCGTGGAGTCTTTGCTGAAGCCTCTGAAGGTTTTCAAGGTGCCAGCACATGAGATTGGCCTGATGCTTTCTATGAGCTTACGTTTCGTTCCAACTTTAATGGATGATACTACTCGGATTATGAACGCCCAGAGGGCGCGTGGTGTTGACTTCGGTGAGGGAAAAATCATTCAAAAGATTAAATCTATTATTCCCATTCTAATCCCTTTATTTGCTTCCAGTTTTAAAAGGGCGGATGCTCTAGCTATTGCCATGGAAGCGCGCGGCTATAATGGAGGTGAAGGTCGGACACGTTTTCGCCGTTTGGCATGGAAAAGAAATGACAGCTTGGCTATTATTAGCTTATTTATATTAGGTATTCTGCTTTATATATTGAAAAACTGA
- a CDS encoding energy-coupling factor ABC transporter ATP-binding protein: protein MGITLKNVSYTYQAGTPFEGPALFGVDLEIKSGSYTALIGHTGSGKSTILQLLNGLLVPNQGSVEVGSTVITADSVNKDIKQVRKKVGLVFQFPESQVFDETVLKDVAFGPQNFGVSKEEAEALAREKLHLVGISEDLFNRSPFELSGGQMRRVAIAGILAMEPDILVLDEPTAGLDPSGRKELMRLFEELHRAGMTIVLVTHLMDDVANFADTVYVLDKGRVVKSGQPAQVFQDLDFMESIQLGVPKITKFAHELAEKGMNFSHYPITIEEFKEILHG from the coding sequence ATGGGCATTACTCTCAAAAACGTAAGTTATACTTATCAAGCTGGCACCCCTTTTGAGGGACCAGCGCTTTTTGGAGTGGATTTGGAGATAAAATCCGGCAGTTATACAGCTCTTATCGGGCATACTGGCAGCGGTAAGTCAACAATCCTCCAGCTTTTAAATGGCTTGCTAGTTCCTAATCAAGGCAGTGTTGAAGTAGGCAGTACAGTCATCACGGCTGATTCTGTCAATAAAGACATTAAACAGGTGCGCAAGAAGGTCGGTCTAGTCTTTCAATTTCCGGAAAGTCAAGTTTTTGATGAAACAGTTTTGAAAGATGTGGCTTTTGGCCCTCAGAATTTTGGTGTTTCTAAGGAAGAAGCCGAAGCTTTGGCGCGTGAAAAGCTGCACTTAGTCGGAATTTCTGAGGATTTGTTTAATCGCAGTCCTTTCGAACTTTCTGGTGGCCAGATGCGCAGGGTGGCTATCGCTGGTATATTAGCCATGGAACCTGATATCTTGGTTTTGGATGAGCCGACAGCAGGGCTTGATCCATCCGGTCGAAAAGAACTGATGAGGCTTTTTGAAGAGCTGCATCGTGCCGGTATGACCATTGTTTTGGTAACTCACCTAATGGATGATGTAGCCAACTTCGCTGATACAGTCTATGTTTTAGATAAGGGCAGAGTCGTCAAGAGCGGTCAGCCTGCTCAGGTCTTTCAGGATCTTGATTTTATGGAGAGTATTCAATTGGGTGTTCCTAAGATTACAAAATTTGCACACGAATTGGCGGAGAAAGGGATGAATTTCTCGCATTATCCTATTACAATTGAAGAATTCAAGGAGATCTTGCATGGATAA
- a CDS encoding energy-coupling factor ABC transporter ATP-binding protein: MENIIEVRNLKYKYDSESENYTLNDVSFQVKKGEWLSIVGHNGSGKSTTVRLIDGLLEAESGDIIISGDKLTAENVWEKRRQIGMVFQNPDNQFVGATVEDDVAFGLENQGLAYDLMVERVQQALELVGMQDFREREPARLSGGQKQRVAVAGVVALRPDIIILDEATSMLDPEGRLDLIQTVKKIKDSNQLTVISITHDLDEIALSDRVLVMKEGQVESTATPRELFSREDLEELGLDQPFVNQVKAALRQSGFPLPDTYLTEKELQDQLWALLSKT; the protein is encoded by the coding sequence ATGGAAAATATCATCGAAGTAAGAAATCTTAAGTACAAATACGATAGTGAGTCTGAGAATTACACTTTAAATGATGTCTCCTTTCAAGTAAAAAAAGGGGAATGGCTGTCTATTGTCGGTCATAATGGGAGTGGAAAATCAACCACAGTTCGTTTGATTGACGGTCTTTTAGAAGCGGAAAGCGGAGATATTATTATCTCAGGTGATAAGCTAACAGCTGAAAACGTCTGGGAAAAACGCAGACAGATTGGCATGGTATTCCAAAATCCAGATAATCAGTTTGTCGGAGCAACTGTAGAAGACGATGTAGCCTTTGGTTTGGAAAATCAAGGGCTAGCCTATGATCTGATGGTAGAGCGAGTCCAGCAGGCATTAGAGCTTGTCGGTATGCAGGATTTTAGAGAACGTGAACCAGCTCGTCTTTCCGGAGGCCAGAAACAGCGAGTAGCTGTTGCAGGTGTGGTAGCTCTGAGACCGGATATTATTATTTTGGATGAAGCAACTAGCATGCTGGATCCAGAGGGACGTTTGGATCTTATCCAGACCGTGAAAAAAATTAAAGATAGTAATCAGCTGACCGTCATTTCTATCACTCACGACCTGGATGAAATAGCCTTAAGCGACCGTGTTTTGGTTATGAAAGAGGGTCAGGTTGAGTCTACCGCTACCCCGAGAGAGCTTTTTTCTCGAGAAGATTTGGAAGAGCTAGGATTGGATCAGCCATTTGTTAATCAGGTAAAGGCGGCTTTGCGTCAGTCAGGGTTTCCTCTGCCAGACACTTACTTAACAGAAAAAGAATTGCAGGATCAACTATGGGCATTACTCTCAAAAACGTAA
- the pgsA gene encoding CDP-diacylglycerol--glycerol-3-phosphate 3-phosphatidyltransferase translates to MKKENIPNALTLVRIALIPVFVVILTFGHSYTMHILAAFIFAFASITDYLDGYLARKWEVVTNFGKFADPMADKLLVMSAFIMLIEMKLAPAWVVAIIICRELAVTGLRLLLVETGGTVLAAAMPGKIKTFTQMFAIIFLLIHWTLLGQILLYIALIFTIYSGYDYFKGSAYLFKDTFK, encoded by the coding sequence ATGAAAAAAGAAAATATTCCAAATGCCTTAACTCTTGTTAGAATTGCTTTAATCCCTGTATTTGTTGTGATTTTAACATTCGGTCATTCTTACACCATGCATATCTTGGCAGCTTTTATATTTGCTTTTGCCAGTATAACTGATTATCTAGATGGTTATTTGGCACGAAAGTGGGAAGTGGTAACAAACTTTGGTAAATTTGCTGATCCCATGGCTGATAAGCTTTTAGTGATGTCTGCTTTTATCATGTTGATTGAGATGAAACTGGCTCCTGCCTGGGTTGTGGCTATTATTATTTGCCGGGAATTGGCAGTAACAGGTCTGCGCTTGCTTTTAGTGGAAACAGGCGGTACAGTCTTAGCAGCTGCTATGCCAGGTAAAATCAAGACCTTCACGCAGATGTTTGCTATTATTTTTCTACTGATTCATTGGACTCTCTTAGGACAAATCCTTCTGTATATCGCTTTAATCTTTACGATTTATTCTGGATATGACTACTTCAAGGGAAGTGCCTATCTCTTTAAAGATACCTTTAAATAA
- the rodZ gene encoding cytoskeleton protein RodZ: MKNRNKGKVRMRKKTIGEVLKLARTNQGLSLEELSKKTDIQQDLLEALERNDYDLLPSPFYARSFLRKYAWAVDLDESIILEAYEAGEMIVFDEVALAADEEFRSRKNKNKSSFLPLFYFLLLASAIAAFVAYYIWSYAHTNSVSFKASNSNYSLVSSTSTNSQKISFSSADSKSVSSSASKLTVSGNGDNLTAEYSGAGQPVKVTVSVEQTTNLVSISDSELAEGITLSPEKSSQTVSLEPGNKYLITIAPVKGATVTIEGQKLDTSALTSDSGTISLNITKG; this comes from the coding sequence GTGAAAAATAGAAATAAGGGAAAAGTACGTATGAGAAAAAAAACGATAGGAGAAGTGTTGAAACTTGCCCGGACCAATCAAGGGCTGAGCTTAGAGGAACTGTCAAAAAAGACAGATATCCAGCAGGATTTGTTGGAAGCGCTGGAACGGAATGACTATGATTTGCTTCCTAGTCCTTTCTATGCCCGCAGCTTCTTGCGGAAATATGCTTGGGCTGTAGATTTGGATGAATCCATTATTCTGGAGGCTTACGAAGCTGGTGAGATGATTGTCTTTGATGAAGTGGCACTGGCAGCAGATGAGGAATTCAGGAGCAGAAAAAATAAAAATAAAAGCTCTTTTCTGCCCTTGTTCTATTTTCTCTTGTTGGCTTCAGCTATTGCTGCTTTCGTGGCATACTATATCTGGAGTTATGCTCACACTAATTCGGTAAGTTTCAAAGCATCTAACAGCAATTATAGTCTGGTGTCTTCTACAAGTACTAACAGTCAGAAGATTTCCTTTTCTTCGGCTGATTCTAAGTCAGTTTCTTCCTCGGCTAGCAAATTGACAGTTAGTGGAAACGGAGATAATTTGACTGCTGAGTATAGCGGAGCAGGTCAGCCTGTTAAAGTGACCGTTTCTGTGGAGCAAACAACCAATTTGGTAAGCATAAGCGATTCAGAACTAGCCGAAGGCATCACCTTATCTCCTGAAAAATCAAGCCAGACGGTTTCTCTTGAGCCAGGCAATAAGTATCTTATTACGATAGCACCTGTTAAAGGAGCAACTGTGACGATAGAGGGACAAAAACTAGATACTTCGGCTTTGACTAGTGATAGTGGAACCATTAGTTTGAACATTACGAAAGGATAA
- the yfmH gene encoding EF-P 5-aminopentanol modification-associated protein YfmH has protein sequence MQGEVLEKINYSAVGETVYQTVLANGLRVFLLPKNDFNETYGIISTNFGSVDTGIVSRETKQVTQYPAGIAHFLEHKLFEGPQGKDLLLEFTKLGAESNAFTSFTRTSYLFSATDNISENLQLLQELVHRADFTKESILREQDIIGQEIEMYQDNPDYRLFFGALANLYPQTSLAEDIAGTKESISEITVENLKENFKNFYHPSNMTLFVIGNFDLEQIAAEIAEQQEKLVFAGSSEPIEKIPVSLHPVVSTDTYRMEVASPKLAVGIRGTDFVDESELYRYKITLKLLFAMMFGWTSKRFQSLYESGKMDNSLTLEVEVEKDFHFVMLTMDTQEPVGLSHQFRSAIKNFDKDPDVTEEHLDTIKSEMFGDFLHGLNSLEYIATQYEPHLTGENLFDLPKILQDISLNDVIKLGHRFIDQCDMTDFTIFPK, from the coding sequence ATGCAGGGAGAAGTGCTAGAAAAAATCAATTATTCAGCAGTAGGAGAAACTGTCTATCAGACAGTATTAGCAAACGGTTTGCGTGTTTTTCTTCTGCCTAAAAATGATTTTAATGAAACTTATGGGATTATCTCAACTAATTTTGGTTCAGTGGATACAGGGATTGTTTCACGTGAAACCAAGCAGGTCACTCAATATCCGGCTGGAATAGCTCATTTTTTGGAACATAAGCTTTTTGAAGGCCCGCAGGGAAAGGATTTGCTGCTGGAATTTACTAAGTTAGGGGCTGAGAGCAATGCCTTTACAAGCTTTACTCGGACCAGCTATCTGTTTTCTGCAACAGATAACATTTCAGAAAATCTACAGCTTTTGCAAGAACTGGTGCATCGGGCTGATTTCACAAAAGAATCCATTTTGCGGGAACAGGATATTATCGGCCAAGAAATCGAAATGTACCAAGATAATCCAGATTATCGTCTCTTTTTTGGAGCCTTGGCTAATCTCTATCCTCAAACATCTCTGGCAGAAGACATTGCAGGAACGAAAGAGTCCATCTCTGAGATTACCGTCGAAAATTTGAAGGAAAATTTCAAGAACTTTTATCATCCTTCTAATATGACTTTGTTTGTAATTGGTAATTTTGATTTGGAACAGATAGCTGCAGAGATTGCAGAACAGCAGGAAAAACTAGTTTTTGCTGGGAGTTCGGAACCGATTGAAAAAATTCCTGTTAGCCTTCACCCAGTGGTGTCAACGGATACCTACCGAATGGAGGTGGCTAGTCCAAAACTGGCAGTTGGGATTCGAGGTACGGACTTTGTTGATGAATCGGAGTTGTATCGCTATAAAATCACTTTGAAACTCCTATTTGCCATGATGTTTGGCTGGACTTCCAAGCGTTTCCAGTCCCTCTATGAAAGTGGGAAAATGGATAATTCTTTAACGCTGGAAGTGGAAGTAGAAAAAGATTTTCACTTTGTCATGCTGACGATGGACACTCAGGAGCCGGTGGGACTTTCTCATCAATTTCGCTCAGCCATCAAGAATTTTGACAAGGATCCGGATGTGACAGAAGAGCATTTGGATACGATTAAAAGTGAGATGTTTGGTGATTTTCTGCACGGTTTAAACTCACTTGAGTATATTGCAACCCAATATGAACCGCATTTGACGGGTGAGAATCTGTTTGATTTGCCGAAAATTTTACAGGATATCAGCTTGAATGATGTGATAAAACTAGGTCATCGATTTATCGATCAGTGTGATATGACAGATTTTACTATTTTTCCAAAATAA